A single genomic interval of Nocardioides nitrophenolicus harbors:
- a CDS encoding enoyl-CoA hydratase/isomerase family protein: protein MTDTFVRYEYAAGVARITLADGERGNPIHPGSVAQLHDAVRAAHRDGARVVVLAAEGRFFSVGGDLGAFAGADDVAGFIDDLAEALHRVVSELVRSDAIVVSAVQGTAAGAGFPLAAAADVVIAADNVKFSLAYTKVGLSPDGGSSLLVNTLGLHRALRLALLGDLLTAQDAYDAGLVARVVPTDELAATVDQVVEGLAAGSATANAAAKRLLREVAAPAPEAALRKETLSIRTLAVSPDGREGVAAFVGKRAPEFNA, encoded by the coding sequence ATGACCGACACCTTCGTGCGCTACGAGTACGCCGCCGGCGTCGCCCGGATCACCCTCGCCGACGGCGAGCGCGGCAACCCGATCCACCCGGGCTCGGTCGCGCAGCTCCACGACGCCGTCCGGGCCGCCCACCGTGACGGCGCGCGGGTCGTCGTCCTGGCCGCCGAGGGCCGGTTCTTCTCGGTCGGTGGCGACCTCGGCGCCTTCGCCGGCGCCGACGACGTGGCCGGGTTCATCGACGACCTCGCCGAGGCGCTGCACCGGGTCGTCAGCGAGCTGGTCCGCTCCGACGCGATCGTGGTCAGCGCGGTCCAGGGCACCGCCGCCGGCGCGGGCTTCCCGCTCGCCGCGGCCGCCGACGTGGTCATCGCCGCCGACAACGTCAAGTTCAGCCTCGCCTACACCAAGGTCGGCCTCTCGCCCGACGGCGGCAGCTCGCTGCTGGTCAACACCCTCGGCCTGCACCGCGCGCTGCGGCTGGCCCTGCTCGGCGACCTGCTGACCGCCCAGGACGCGTACGACGCCGGGCTGGTCGCGCGCGTCGTACCCACCGACGAGCTGGCCGCCACCGTCGACCAGGTGGTCGAGGGGCTCGCGGCCGGGTCGGCCACCGCGAACGCCGCCGCCAAGCGGCTGCTGCGCGAGGTCGCCGCGCCCGCGCCGGAGGCCGCGCTGCGCAAGGAGACGCTCTCGATCCGCACCCTCGCCGTGAGCCCCGACGGGCGCGAGGGCGTGGCGGCGTTCGTCGGGAAGCGGGCGCCGGAGTTCAACGCCTGA
- a CDS encoding oxygenase MpaB family protein, whose protein sequence is MAKTLWRDRNESLDPETDYVEIYQNLALYEFTWDLTQALSFALFRTYAVPSIGRLLDQTGAFTGAVQKRYDDTALLLEAPFVHGFDSEAGRTAMRRINQMHRMYDISNDDFRYVLSTFVVVPKRWLDDYGWRSLTDTELRASVNYYRALGRHMGIKDIPETYDEFMHLMDDYERAHFDFDAGGRRVADSTLRLLTTFYPRPLRKPVELFSRGLMDQPLLDAFAYADPGPLVRRLSVGAMRVRARLLRHTPSNRVPTYTADLPRIKSYPDGFDLADLGTFPVPGRGGCPVRHDATA, encoded by the coding sequence ATGGCCAAGACGCTCTGGCGGGACCGCAACGAATCGCTCGACCCGGAGACGGACTACGTCGAGATCTACCAGAACCTGGCGCTCTACGAGTTCACCTGGGATCTCACCCAGGCGCTGAGCTTCGCGCTGTTCCGCACCTACGCCGTCCCGAGCATCGGCCGCCTCCTCGACCAGACCGGCGCCTTCACCGGCGCCGTCCAGAAGCGGTACGACGACACCGCCCTCCTCCTCGAGGCCCCGTTCGTGCACGGCTTCGACTCCGAGGCCGGCAGGACCGCGATGCGCCGGATCAACCAGATGCACCGGATGTACGACATCTCCAACGACGACTTCCGCTACGTGCTCTCGACCTTCGTCGTCGTGCCCAAGCGCTGGCTCGACGACTACGGCTGGCGCTCGCTCACCGACACCGAGCTGCGTGCGAGCGTCAACTACTACCGCGCCCTCGGCCGTCACATGGGGATCAAGGACATCCCCGAGACCTACGACGAGTTCATGCACCTGATGGACGACTACGAGCGCGCGCACTTCGACTTCGACGCCGGGGGCCGTCGGGTCGCCGACTCCACGCTGCGCCTGCTCACCACCTTCTACCCCCGCCCGCTGCGCAAGCCGGTCGAGCTGTTCAGCCGCGGCCTGATGGACCAGCCGCTGCTCGACGCCTTCGCGTACGCCGACCCGGGCCCCCTGGTCCGCCGGCTCAGCGTGGGTGCGATGCGGGTCCGGGCCCGGCTGCTGCGGCACACCCCGTCGAACCGGGTGCCGACGTACACCGCCGACCTGCCGCGGATCAAGAGCTATCCCGACGGCTTCGACCTCGCCGACCTCGGCACCTTCCCCGTCCCGGGGCGGGGCGGGTGCCCGGTCCGGCACGACGCGACCGCCTGA
- a CDS encoding NADH:flavin oxidoreductase: MSIPDVFAPADLGPVRLRNRTVKAATFEGRTPDGVVTDELIAYHRAPAAGGVGLTTVAYLAVAPEGRTHREQIVVGERTLPGLSRLADEIHATGAAIAGQVGHAGPVANGRSNGVPAIAASRMPSPLSMQMIRTASERDLTRVTRAYVDAARTLVRAGFDVLELHMAHSYLISSFLAPGLNRRRDRWGGPLERRARLARQVARVVREEVGDAVAVTAKVSVSDGFAGGVTTAMSVELARLLEADGHLDALQLSGGSSLMNPMYLFRGDAPVAEFAATMPPLVKWGMRTPAGRAFLKRYAFEEAYFRPKALEVRAAVAMPLMLLGGINRVETMRQAMADGFDFVVMGRALLREPDLVDRLRAGAAAGGICIHCNRCMPTIYSGTRCPEWAPGEAIPAP, from the coding sequence GTGAGCATCCCCGACGTCTTCGCCCCGGCCGACCTCGGCCCGGTCCGGCTGCGCAACCGCACGGTCAAGGCCGCCACCTTCGAGGGGCGTACGCCGGACGGCGTCGTCACCGACGAGCTGATCGCCTACCACCGGGCCCCGGCCGCCGGCGGCGTCGGGCTGACCACGGTCGCCTATCTCGCCGTGGCCCCCGAGGGGCGCACCCACCGGGAGCAGATCGTCGTGGGGGAGCGCACCCTGCCGGGGCTGAGCCGGCTCGCCGACGAGATCCACGCGACCGGCGCCGCGATCGCCGGTCAGGTCGGGCACGCCGGGCCGGTCGCCAACGGCCGCTCCAACGGCGTGCCCGCGATCGCGGCCAGCCGGATGCCGAGCCCGCTGTCGATGCAGATGATCCGCACGGCGTCCGAGCGGGACCTGACCCGCGTCACCCGTGCGTACGTCGACGCGGCCCGCACCCTGGTGCGGGCCGGGTTCGACGTGCTCGAGCTGCACATGGCGCACTCGTACCTGATCTCGTCCTTCCTCGCGCCCGGCCTCAACCGGCGCCGGGACCGGTGGGGTGGCCCGCTGGAGCGGCGGGCCCGGCTCGCGCGCCAGGTCGCCCGCGTCGTACGGGAGGAGGTCGGGGACGCCGTCGCGGTGACCGCGAAGGTGTCGGTCTCCGACGGCTTCGCCGGCGGGGTGACCACCGCGATGAGCGTCGAGCTCGCCCGGCTGCTGGAGGCGGACGGGCATCTCGACGCGCTGCAGCTCTCGGGTGGCTCGTCGCTGATGAACCCGATGTACCTGTTCCGCGGGGATGCCCCGGTCGCGGAGTTCGCCGCCACGATGCCGCCCCTGGTGAAGTGGGGGATGAGGACCCCGGCGGGTCGGGCCTTCTTGAAGCGCTACGCCTTCGAGGAGGCCTACTTCCGGCCGAAGGCGCTGGAGGTCCGGGCCGCGGTGGCGATGCCGCTGATGCTGCTCGGCGGCATCAACCGGGTCGAGACGATGCGGCAGGCGATGGCCGACGGCTTCGACTTCGTGGTCATGGGCCGGGCGCTGCTGCGCGAGCCGGACCTGGTCGACCGGCTGCGCGCCGGCGCGGCCGCGGGCGGGATCTGCATCCACTGCAACCGGTGCATGCCGACCATCTACTCCGGGACCCGGTGCCCCGAGTGGGCGCCGGGAGAGGCGATCCCGGCGCCCTGA
- a CDS encoding NAD(P)H-dependent amine dehydrogenase family protein — translation MSQVIPEKPLRVVVWSTGTIGRHAIVGVDAHPDLELVGVWTSTPEKHGQDAGLLAGLDRELGVKATTDRDELVALRPDCVVHGAMTDDRVFESIADLTELIRDGVNVVSSGPVILLHRAGTLPDEMIEAIDEAGRQGNASLHVNGIDPGFANDVLPLVLSSLSQRIDHVTVSEIADYSTYYQPVVMRDLFGFGQPLDGATPLLWEPGILTTAWGPVVRVIASGLGVTLDEPLVEEVDRRPAERAVRTVSLDVAEGTMGAVRFRVIGTVDGVPRITLEHVTRTAADQVPEWPTPAEGDGCYRIEITGEPCMKLEFTHHGEHGDHNVSGMIVTAQRLINAIPAVVAAQPGLVTALDLPLVTGRGLVAGTSARERR, via the coding sequence ATGTCACAGGTCATCCCCGAGAAGCCGCTGCGGGTCGTCGTCTGGTCCACCGGCACGATCGGTCGGCACGCGATCGTGGGCGTCGACGCCCACCCCGACCTCGAGCTGGTCGGGGTGTGGACCTCGACGCCGGAGAAGCACGGCCAGGACGCGGGCCTGCTCGCCGGCCTGGACCGCGAGCTCGGGGTGAAGGCGACGACCGACCGCGACGAGCTGGTCGCGCTGCGTCCGGACTGCGTCGTGCACGGTGCGATGACCGACGACCGGGTCTTCGAGTCGATCGCCGACCTCACCGAGCTGATCCGCGACGGCGTCAACGTGGTGTCGTCGGGGCCCGTCATCCTGCTCCACCGTGCCGGCACCCTGCCCGACGAGATGATCGAGGCGATCGACGAGGCGGGTCGGCAGGGCAACGCCAGCCTGCACGTCAACGGCATCGACCCGGGCTTCGCGAACGACGTGCTGCCGCTCGTGCTGAGCTCGCTGTCCCAGCGCATCGACCACGTCACCGTCAGCGAGATCGCCGACTACTCGACGTACTACCAGCCGGTCGTGATGCGCGACCTCTTCGGCTTCGGGCAGCCGCTCGACGGGGCCACTCCGCTGCTGTGGGAGCCCGGCATCCTGACCACCGCGTGGGGACCGGTGGTCCGGGTGATCGCCTCCGGGCTCGGGGTGACCCTCGACGAGCCGCTGGTCGAGGAGGTCGACCGGCGGCCGGCCGAGCGGGCCGTGAGGACGGTGTCGTTGGACGTGGCGGAAGGCACCATGGGGGCCGTCCGCTTCCGCGTCATCGGCACCGTCGACGGGGTGCCGCGGATCACCCTCGAGCACGTCACGCGGACGGCGGCCGACCAGGTCCCGGAGTGGCCCACGCCGGCCGAGGGCGACGGCTGCTACCGGATCGAGATCACCGGGGAGCCGTGCATGAAGCTCGAGTTCACCCACCACGGCGAGCACGGCGACCACAACGTCTCCGGGATGATCGTCACCGCGCAGCGGCTGATCAACGCCATCCCGGCCGTCGTCGCCGCGCAGCCGGGCCTGGTCACCGCTCTCGACCTGCCGCTGGTCACCGGTCGCGGCCTGGTCGCGGGCACGAGCGCGCGGGAGCGGCGATGA
- a CDS encoding SDR family oxidoreductase: protein MSILDRFRLTDHVAVVTGAGRGIGAATALALAEAGADVVISSRTEAQLEEVAARIEDAGRRALVVPANLAHTDEVAALAQHAYDEFGRLDVVVNNVGGTIPNAFLDTDVAYLEEAFHFNVATAHALSRAAVPLMLRSAGEGRQKSITSISSAMGRLAGRGYLAYGTAKAALAHWSRLAATDLNPEIRVNGVFVGSVMTSALEFVAGVPEMKSQLEEATPLGRIGEAEDIAAAVVYLASPAGKYVTGKLLEVDGGIQEPNLDLRLPDLRPDVNDS from the coding sequence ATGAGCATCCTGGACCGGTTCCGGCTGACCGACCACGTCGCCGTCGTCACCGGCGCCGGCCGGGGCATCGGCGCGGCCACCGCGCTCGCCCTGGCCGAGGCCGGCGCCGACGTCGTCATCTCCTCACGCACCGAGGCCCAGCTCGAGGAGGTCGCGGCGCGGATCGAGGACGCCGGACGCCGGGCTCTCGTCGTACCCGCCAACCTCGCGCACACCGACGAGGTCGCCGCCCTCGCCCAGCACGCGTACGACGAGTTCGGCCGGCTCGACGTCGTCGTCAACAACGTCGGCGGCACCATCCCGAATGCCTTCCTCGACACCGACGTGGCCTATCTCGAGGAGGCCTTCCACTTCAACGTCGCCACCGCGCACGCACTGAGCCGGGCCGCCGTGCCGCTGATGCTGAGGTCGGCGGGGGAGGGGCGGCAGAAGTCGATCACGTCCATCTCCTCCGCGATGGGGCGGCTGGCCGGTCGCGGCTATCTCGCCTACGGCACCGCCAAGGCCGCGCTCGCGCACTGGTCGCGGCTGGCCGCCACCGACCTCAACCCGGAGATCCGGGTCAACGGCGTCTTCGTCGGCTCGGTGATGACCAGCGCGCTGGAGTTCGTCGCCGGCGTACCGGAGATGAAGAGCCAGCTGGAGGAGGCGACGCCGCTCGGCCGGATCGGGGAGGCCGAGGACATCGCCGCCGCGGTCGTCTATCTCGCCTCGCCCGCGGGCAAGTACGTCACCGGCAAGCTGCTCGAGGTCGACGGCGGCATCCAGGAGCCGAACCTCGACCTCCGGCTACCCGATCTGCGACCGGATGTGAACGACTCCTAG
- a CDS encoding MBL fold metallo-hydrolase: MSTGGIPTGHAVSPDSGRHWADEGAWEVAEGVYRVPLPLPMDALKAINVYVVQGDDGLTLIDGGWSIPVARQLLDRSLRSIGSGFGDIKRFLVTHVHRDHFTLATVLGHEYGADVALGEGERPALDLLNRASADGLDESPFLDVLRTAGAAEIADEWAAGPRDLPQAVDWAYPDTWLDGDLTLDIGRRRLDAVHTPGHTPGHYVFADQAEGVLFSGDHVLPTITPSIGFTVPPSDQPLGHFMASLARVRELPDLRILPAHGPVAPSSYQRVDELLEHHEHRLDLCLTSLKERGTATSLVVAKDLGWTRHERAFAELDVFSQGMAAMETKAHLDLLVARGQASAEDLADGVVYRAS, encoded by the coding sequence ATGAGCACTGGAGGGATCCCCACCGGACACGCCGTCTCGCCGGACTCGGGCCGGCACTGGGCCGACGAGGGCGCGTGGGAGGTCGCCGAGGGCGTCTACCGGGTCCCGCTGCCGCTCCCGATGGACGCGCTCAAGGCGATCAACGTCTACGTCGTCCAGGGCGACGATGGGCTCACCCTGATCGACGGCGGCTGGTCGATCCCCGTTGCGCGGCAGCTGCTCGACCGGTCGCTGCGCTCGATCGGCTCGGGCTTCGGCGACATCAAGCGCTTCCTGGTCACCCACGTGCATCGCGACCACTTCACGCTGGCGACCGTCCTCGGCCACGAGTACGGCGCCGACGTCGCCCTGGGCGAGGGCGAGCGACCGGCCTTGGACCTGCTCAACCGCGCCAGCGCCGACGGACTCGACGAGAGCCCCTTCCTCGACGTCCTGCGCACCGCCGGCGCCGCGGAGATCGCGGACGAGTGGGCGGCCGGCCCGCGCGACCTGCCGCAGGCCGTGGACTGGGCCTACCCCGACACCTGGCTCGACGGCGACCTCACCCTCGACATCGGCCGGCGCCGCCTCGACGCCGTGCACACCCCCGGCCACACCCCCGGTCACTACGTCTTCGCCGACCAGGCCGAGGGCGTGCTGTTCTCCGGCGACCACGTGCTGCCCACGATCACCCCGTCGATCGGCTTCACGGTGCCGCCCTCGGACCAGCCCCTCGGACATTTCATGGCCTCGCTGGCCCGGGTCCGCGAGCTGCCCGACCTGCGCATCCTGCCCGCGCACGGGCCGGTCGCACCGTCGTCGTACCAGCGCGTCGACGAGCTGCTCGAGCACCACGAGCACCGGCTCGACCTGTGCCTGACCTCGCTGAAGGAGCGCGGCACCGCCACCTCCCTCGTCGTGGCCAAGGACCTGGGCTGGACCCGGCACGAGCGGGCCTTCGCCGAGCTCGACGTCTTCAGCCAGGGGATGGCCGCGATGGAGACCAAGGCGCACCTCGACCTGTTGGTCGCGCGGGGCCAGGCGAGCGCCGAGGACCTGGCTGACGGGGTCGTCTACCGCGCGTCCTGA
- a CDS encoding ATP-binding protein: MSASARDSLDSPYQPGFGARPVVLVGRDQQLGRAAATLTRVANSGTSAPSAMVLTGARGLGKTVTLGVIGDDALARRFVTVAVTLDRVSDNVQLLAGGLAEAIAPLEVDAQRGVGEMWKRFRDRLGTLAIEVNAGVVKVSATADPVARRTTTPDVVMAAASFTERFDYRDLGRLDDGAAARALLEPSLGLGVTWAESAAVAVIREAGGSPYLIQYLGDETWLHAQPGAGSRVEPAHARAGIDDVRRSLATGMFRGRWNKATPAERLLLIALAQVMAPDGVATSRHVTALLDRTTPQLSTARKSLIDKGIIESAGTGLLRFTIQGFAEFVREHVDAPWYGARLAAGEQVDLTAVRRPELPAVGAGREARMVATRDRSAGSH, translated from the coding sequence ATGTCCGCCTCAGCGCGAGACTCGCTCGACAGCCCTTATCAGCCGGGGTTCGGCGCGCGTCCCGTGGTGCTGGTCGGCCGTGACCAACAACTGGGGCGCGCCGCGGCGACCCTCACCAGGGTTGCCAACTCCGGCACGTCAGCGCCGTCCGCGATGGTGCTCACCGGAGCTCGCGGCCTCGGCAAGACGGTCACCCTCGGGGTCATCGGTGACGATGCCCTCGCCCGCCGGTTCGTCACGGTGGCGGTGACTCTCGATCGGGTCTCCGACAACGTCCAACTTCTCGCGGGCGGGCTTGCTGAGGCGATCGCGCCGCTCGAGGTCGACGCCCAGCGCGGTGTGGGCGAGATGTGGAAGCGCTTCCGCGACCGGCTGGGCACTCTTGCGATCGAGGTCAACGCTGGTGTCGTGAAGGTGTCCGCTACCGCCGACCCCGTCGCTCGGCGCACGACGACCCCTGACGTCGTGATGGCGGCCGCCTCCTTCACCGAGCGCTTCGACTATCGCGATCTCGGCCGCCTCGACGATGGAGCTGCCGCGCGCGCCCTCCTCGAGCCGTCGCTGGGTCTCGGCGTGACCTGGGCTGAGTCCGCGGCGGTGGCTGTCATCCGCGAGGCCGGTGGCTCGCCCTACTTGATCCAGTACCTCGGCGACGAGACCTGGCTCCATGCGCAGCCCGGCGCCGGCTCTCGGGTCGAGCCAGCCCACGCCCGTGCTGGGATCGACGACGTCCGGCGCAGCCTCGCCACTGGCATGTTCCGCGGCCGTTGGAACAAGGCCACGCCGGCCGAACGACTCCTGCTGATCGCTCTGGCCCAGGTCATGGCTCCCGACGGCGTCGCCACCTCCCGGCATGTCACCGCGCTGCTCGACCGGACGACGCCGCAGCTCAGCACCGCCCGCAAGTCTCTCATCGACAAGGGCATCATCGAGTCTGCCGGCACGGGCCTGCTGCGCTTCACCATCCAGGGCTTCGCCGAGTTCGTCCGTGAGCACGTCGACGCGCCCTGGTACGGCGCCCGGCTCGCGGCCGGCGAGCAGGTCGACCTGACCGCGGTCCGCCGCCCCGAGCTCCCGGCCGTGGGCGCGGGGCGTGAGGCGCGCATGGTGGCCACCCGCGACCGGTCCGCGGGCAGTCACTAG
- a CDS encoding thiamine ABC transporter substrate-binding protein: MRTRMLTGRLTLVALATTVLASGCSLIGTESEGEQDADKTVTLVTHESFAVPEELVRAFEKDTGYHLKISKLEDAGALTNELVLTKANPVGDVVFGVDNTFATRALDEGVFAGYAPTLPDGAAAFELAGDEDDALTPVDTGNVCVNVDDAWFAAKGITAPKSLDDLTKPAYRDLFVIPGASTSSPGLAFLLATIATYGADWPSYWTRLVDNGAKVVKGWSDAYYTDFTFSGGDRPIVVSYDSSPAFTLDEAGDATTTSALLDGCFQQVEYAGVLSGEDTNTAGAHAVIDWLLSPEVQAALPESMYVFPVDSSVELPADWARFAKRPESTEQVAPAEITEQRKAWLEQWTEIVSR, translated from the coding sequence ATGCGTACGCGCATGCTCACCGGCCGCCTCACCCTGGTGGCCCTCGCCACCACCGTCCTCGCCAGCGGCTGCTCGCTGATCGGCACCGAGAGCGAGGGAGAGCAGGACGCCGACAAGACGGTCACCCTGGTGACCCACGAGTCGTTCGCGGTGCCCGAGGAGCTGGTGAGGGCATTCGAGAAGGACACCGGCTACCACCTGAAGATCAGCAAGCTCGAGGACGCCGGCGCGCTCACCAACGAGCTGGTGCTCACCAAGGCGAACCCGGTCGGCGACGTGGTCTTCGGCGTCGACAACACCTTCGCCACCCGCGCGCTCGACGAGGGCGTGTTCGCCGGCTACGCGCCCACGCTGCCCGACGGCGCCGCGGCCTTCGAGCTCGCCGGCGACGAGGACGACGCGCTGACGCCCGTCGACACCGGCAACGTCTGCGTCAACGTCGACGACGCCTGGTTCGCGGCCAAGGGCATCACGGCGCCCAAGAGCCTCGACGACCTCACCAAGCCCGCGTACCGCGACCTCTTCGTGATCCCGGGCGCGAGCACCAGCTCGCCCGGCCTGGCCTTCCTGCTGGCGACGATCGCGACGTACGGCGCCGACTGGCCGTCGTACTGGACCCGGCTGGTCGACAACGGCGCCAAGGTCGTCAAGGGCTGGTCGGACGCCTACTACACCGACTTCACCTTCTCCGGCGGCGACCGGCCGATCGTGGTGTCCTACGACTCCTCGCCGGCGTTCACGCTCGACGAGGCCGGCGACGCGACGACGACCAGCGCGCTGCTCGACGGCTGCTTCCAGCAGGTCGAGTACGCCGGCGTGCTGAGTGGCGAGGACACCAACACCGCCGGCGCGCACGCCGTGATCGACTGGCTGCTGTCGCCCGAGGTCCAGGCCGCGCTGCCCGAGTCGATGTACGTCTTCCCGGTCGACTCCTCCGTCGAGCTGCCCGCCGACTGGGCGCGCTTCGCGAAGCGGCCCGAGTCCACCGAGCAGGTCGCGCCGGCCGAGATCACCGAGCAGCGCAAGGCATGGCTGGAGCAATGGACGGAGATCGTGTCGCGCTAG
- a CDS encoding ABC transporter permease, translated as MARRLALGLLAAVPVAVVAVFFVLPVGAMLHRGVWPAGSFDPGAVLDVLRRPRTGRVLWFTVWTSTVATTLAVLLGLPTAYVLHRLRFPGRTLVRTALLVPFVLPTVVVGLAVRELISSSGPLGFLDLDGTPAAILIGLVFFNVAVVIRTVGVAWEGLDRRPAEAAAALGATPAQVFRTVTLPALRPAIVSAASVVFLFCATAFGVVLVLGGVRYSSVETEIYLLTADLLDLPAAAALSLVQMLAVVALLVVVGRLRAVPDPTVRRVAAAPVRPRPRDLPALAVTGLALVLVAAPVVALLLGSVRRDGAWTLAYYRALGGSAEGLLQVSVTHALAASLRIAADATWMSLTLGLIVAFVLTRKVRSRAGKRARAVLDGFFMLPLGVSAVTLGFGFLIALDSPPLDLRASPLLVPIAQALVALPLVVRTLVPVLAGIDDRQRQAAASLGAGPLRALLTVDLAVVWRPLLAAAGFAFAVSLGEFGATSFIVRPAEPTLPVVIYRLLGHPGALNYGTAMAASVVLAAVTAGVILVVERLRVPGVGSW; from the coding sequence ATGGCCCGACGACTGGCACTGGGACTGCTCGCCGCGGTCCCGGTCGCCGTCGTCGCCGTGTTCTTCGTGCTGCCCGTCGGAGCGATGCTGCATCGCGGGGTCTGGCCGGCGGGCTCGTTCGACCCGGGAGCGGTGCTCGACGTGCTGCGCCGGCCGCGGACGGGGCGGGTGCTGTGGTTCACCGTGTGGACGAGCACCGTCGCGACCACGCTCGCGGTGCTGCTCGGCCTGCCGACGGCGTACGTGCTGCACCGGCTGCGCTTCCCCGGGCGCACCCTGGTCCGGACGGCGCTGCTCGTGCCGTTCGTGCTGCCGACGGTGGTCGTCGGCCTCGCGGTGCGGGAGCTGATCTCGTCGTCGGGGCCGCTGGGCTTCCTCGACCTCGACGGCACGCCGGCCGCGATCCTGATCGGCCTGGTCTTCTTCAATGTCGCCGTCGTGATCCGCACCGTCGGCGTGGCCTGGGAGGGGCTGGACCGCCGCCCCGCGGAGGCCGCGGCGGCGCTGGGCGCGACGCCCGCCCAGGTGTTCCGCACGGTCACCCTGCCCGCGCTGCGACCGGCGATCGTGTCGGCGGCGAGCGTGGTCTTCCTGTTCTGCGCGACGGCCTTCGGGGTGGTCCTGGTGCTCGGAGGGGTGCGCTACTCGTCGGTCGAGACCGAGATCTACCTGCTCACCGCCGACCTGCTCGACCTGCCCGCCGCGGCCGCGCTCTCGCTCGTGCAGATGCTGGCGGTCGTCGCGCTGCTGGTCGTTGTCGGCCGGCTGCGCGCCGTGCCCGACCCGACGGTCCGCCGGGTCGCCGCCGCTCCGGTCCGCCCCCGGCCGCGCGACCTCCCCGCCCTCGCCGTGACCGGGCTGGCTCTGGTGCTGGTGGCCGCGCCGGTGGTGGCCCTGCTGCTCGGCTCGGTACGACGCGACGGCGCGTGGACCCTCGCCTACTACCGCGCGCTCGGCGGCTCGGCCGAGGGCCTGCTGCAGGTGTCGGTCACCCACGCCCTGGCCGCCAGCCTGCGGATCGCGGCCGACGCCACCTGGATGTCGCTCACCCTCGGCCTGATCGTCGCCTTCGTGTTGACCCGCAAGGTCCGCTCGCGGGCGGGGAAGCGGGCGCGGGCGGTGCTCGACGGCTTCTTCATGCTTCCCCTCGGGGTCTCGGCGGTGACCCTCGGCTTCGGCTTCCTGATCGCCCTCGACTCCCCGCCGCTCGACCTGCGGGCGAGTCCGCTGCTGGTGCCGATCGCCCAAGCGCTTGTTGCGCTGCCACTCGTCGTACGCACCCTGGTCCCGGTCCTGGCGGGCATCGACGACCGTCAGCGCCAGGCCGCCGCGTCGTTGGGCGCGGGTCCGCTCCGGGCCCTGCTGACCGTCGATCTCGCCGTCGTGTGGCGGCCGTTGCTGGCCGCGGCCGGCTTCGCGTTCGCGGTGTCGCTGGGGGAGTTCGGCGCCACGTCGTTCATCGTGCGACCGGCCGAGCCGACCCTGCCGGTCGTGATCTATCGCTTGCTCGGTCACCCAGGGGCACTGAACTACGGCACCGCCATGGCCGCGTCGGTGGTGCTCGCCGCCGTGACCGCGGGTGTCATCCTCGTCGTCGAGCGGCTGCGTGTGCCGGGAGTGGGGTCGTGGTGA
- a CDS encoding ABC transporter ATP-binding protein: protein MSLELQGVTVAFDGSVAVDAVDLAVADGHVLAVLGPSGCGKSTLLRAVAGLEPLAAGRIAWDGADLAGVPTHRRCFALMFQDGQLFDHLTVARNVGYARRLQGASRAVVRAEVDDLLELVGLAGYADRLPRTLSGGERQRVALARSLAARPRLLLLDEPLSALDAGLRGRLATDLRRILTESGTTALLVTHDQDEAFAIADRLAVMRAGRIVQEGETGAVWTHPADPDTALFLGYARVLEPSAATALLGRPTGRVALRPTALLAAPDLDTGHPATVVGFRPTSDGGRLVVAVDGVGELDAVGVPGWVTEPGRRVVVRVEQHGIADLPGGPAR from the coding sequence GTGAGTCTGGAGCTGCAGGGAGTGACCGTCGCCTTCGACGGGAGCGTGGCGGTCGACGCGGTCGACCTCGCTGTCGCGGACGGGCACGTGCTGGCCGTGCTCGGGCCGTCCGGATGCGGGAAGTCCACGCTGCTGCGCGCGGTCGCCGGCCTCGAGCCGCTCGCCGCCGGGAGGATCGCCTGGGACGGCGCCGACCTGGCCGGCGTCCCCACGCACCGGCGGTGCTTCGCGCTGATGTTCCAGGACGGCCAGCTCTTCGACCACCTCACCGTGGCCCGCAACGTCGGCTACGCCCGCCGCCTTCAGGGCGCGTCTCGCGCCGTCGTCCGCGCCGAGGTCGACGACCTGCTCGAGCTGGTCGGCCTGGCCGGGTACGCCGACCGCCTGCCCCGCACCCTGTCCGGCGGCGAGCGGCAACGCGTCGCGCTCGCCCGCTCGCTGGCCGCGCGACCTCGGCTGCTGCTGCTCGACGAGCCGCTCAGCGCCCTGGACGCCGGGCTGCGCGGGCGGCTCGCGACCGACCTGCGCCGCATCCTCACCGAGTCCGGTACGACGGCCCTGCTGGTCACCCACGACCAGGACGAGGCCTTCGCGATCGCCGACCGGCTGGCCGTCATGCGCGCGGGCCGCATCGTCCAGGAGGGCGAGACCGGTGCGGTCTGGACGCATCCCGCCGATCCCGACACGGCCCTCTTCCTCGGCTACGCCCGGGTCCTCGAGCCGTCCGCGGCCACCGCCCTGCTCGGCCGCCCCACGGGCCGGGTCGCGCTCCGGCCGACCGCCCTGCTGGCCGCCCCGGACCTCGACACCGGCCACCCGGCCACCGTCGTGGGGTTCCGCCCGACCTCCGACGGAGGCCGGCTCGTGGTGGCCGTCGACGGGGTCGGCGAGCTGGACGCCGTCGGGGTGCCGGGTTGGGTCACCGAGCCCGGCCGGCGGGTCGTCGTACGTGTCGAACAGCACGGAATCGCCGACCTGCCGGGCGGCCCGGCTCGCTGA